A genomic region of Streptosporangium lutulentum contains the following coding sequences:
- a CDS encoding response regulator, giving the protein MAERGVTLLIVDDHPVVRDGLRGMFATSPDFEVLGEAADGAEAVVLAELLDPDVVLMDLRMPGAGGVDAIAELTRRGLRCKVLVLTTYDTDSDTLPAIEAGATGYLLKDAPRDELFTAVRAAAEGRTVLSPAIASRLVSHVRTPGNEPLSAREREVLVLVAKGTSNREIATVLFISEATVKTHLTHLYGKLGVKDRAAAVAVAYDRGILG; this is encoded by the coding sequence ATGGCTGAGCGAGGCGTCACCCTGCTGATCGTCGACGACCATCCCGTCGTCCGCGACGGGCTGCGCGGCATGTTCGCCACGTCCCCCGACTTCGAGGTCCTGGGCGAGGCCGCGGACGGAGCCGAGGCGGTCGTGCTCGCCGAGCTCCTCGACCCCGACGTGGTCCTGATGGACCTGCGGATGCCGGGCGCGGGCGGGGTCGACGCGATCGCCGAGCTGACCCGCCGTGGCCTGCGCTGCAAGGTGCTCGTGCTCACCACGTACGACACCGACTCCGACACCCTCCCCGCGATCGAGGCGGGGGCCACCGGCTACCTGCTCAAGGACGCGCCGCGTGACGAGCTCTTCACGGCCGTGCGGGCGGCGGCCGAGGGCAGGACGGTGCTGTCGCCCGCCATCGCCTCACGCCTGGTCTCGCACGTGAGGACGCCGGGCAACGAACCGCTCAGCGCCCGGGAGCGTGAGGTGCTCGTGCTCGTCGCCAAGGGCACCTCGAACCGGGAGATCGCCACCGTACTGTTCATCAGCGAGGCGACCGTCAAAACCCACCTCACCCACCTCTACGGCAAGCTGGGCGTCAAGGACCGGGCCGCGGCCGTCGCGGTCGCCTACGACCGCGGCATCCTCGGCTGA
- a CDS encoding sensor histidine kinase, whose protein sequence is MASDEKVANWGDRFFHWGPYALLGLATLISAISGDLLMTQDEKHAAWILVPAALALQLWWSRIGPGLPEYGAVGRVYYIVRLVLGFVLTWLNPFFAIYAVLGYFDADRLLSRRYMYIGMFATAVTMAGSQSGGLPFADSTQGAAFGVLLALNISITFVFGNIGVQEAENARAKAATITELELANARLEQALTENAGLQAQLLVQAREAGVNDERRRLAAEIHDTLAQGLAGIITQLQAATDNTDLAVARNHVERAAALARHGLGEARRSVQDLGPGALEHDTLPDALKNLVETWSVSTGVRAEFTVTGTVEPLHNEIEATVLRIAQETLANADRHARATRVGVTLSYMDDELSLDVRDDGRGFDPHAPGERGISRGFGLGGMRARAERVAGTLDIESGPGRGTAVSARVPLVRHG, encoded by the coding sequence GCGAGTGACGAGAAGGTCGCGAACTGGGGAGACCGGTTCTTCCACTGGGGCCCGTACGCCCTGCTGGGCCTCGCCACGCTGATCTCGGCCATCTCCGGCGATCTGCTGATGACCCAGGACGAGAAGCACGCGGCCTGGATCCTCGTCCCGGCCGCACTCGCCCTGCAACTGTGGTGGAGCAGGATCGGTCCCGGCCTGCCCGAGTACGGCGCGGTGGGCCGGGTCTACTACATCGTGCGGCTCGTGCTCGGGTTCGTGCTCACCTGGCTGAACCCGTTCTTCGCGATCTACGCCGTGCTCGGCTACTTCGACGCCGACCGTCTGCTGTCGCGCCGGTATATGTACATCGGAATGTTCGCCACCGCCGTGACCATGGCGGGCTCGCAGTCCGGCGGGCTGCCGTTCGCCGACAGCACACAGGGGGCCGCCTTCGGCGTGCTCCTCGCGCTCAACATCTCGATCACCTTCGTCTTCGGCAACATCGGGGTCCAGGAGGCCGAGAACGCCAGGGCCAAGGCCGCCACCATCACGGAGCTGGAGCTGGCCAACGCCCGTCTCGAACAGGCGCTGACGGAGAACGCGGGGCTACAGGCCCAACTGCTCGTCCAGGCCCGCGAGGCGGGCGTCAACGACGAACGCAGGCGCCTGGCCGCCGAGATCCACGACACCCTCGCGCAGGGGCTGGCCGGCATCATCACCCAGCTCCAGGCCGCCACCGACAACACCGACCTCGCGGTCGCCCGCAACCACGTCGAGCGCGCCGCGGCCCTCGCCCGCCACGGCCTGGGGGAGGCCCGCCGCTCGGTCCAGGACCTCGGCCCCGGGGCGCTGGAGCACGACACGCTCCCCGACGCCCTGAAGAACCTCGTCGAGACGTGGTCGGTCTCGACGGGCGTGCGGGCCGAGTTCACCGTCACCGGCACCGTCGAGCCGCTGCACAACGAGATCGAGGCCACCGTGCTCCGCATCGCCCAGGAGACGCTCGCCAACGCGGACCGGCACGCCCGAGCCACACGGGTCGGCGTCACCCTCTCCTACATGGACGACGAGCTGAGCCTGGACGTCCGCGACGACGGCCGGGGCTTCGACCCGCACGCGCCGGGCGAGCGCGGGATCTCCCGGGGTTTCGGCCTCGGCGGCATGCGCGCCCGCGCCGAACGCGTCGCGGGGACCCTCGACATCGAATCCGGGCCGGGACGTGGCACGGCCGTCTCGGCTCGCGTACCGTTGGTGCGCCATGGCTGA
- a CDS encoding aldo/keto reductase — translation MHMIKLPFGEEVMALGQGTWHMAEDPSLREEEILTLRLGLELGMTLIDTAEMYGGGDAERLVGEAIAGLRDEVFLVSKVLPHHATTEGTINACENSLRRLGTDWLDLYLLHWRGPTPLEETLAAFEKLTARGDIRCWGVSNFDLPDMEELAALPCGNAVQTDQVLYNLARRGIEYDLLPWCRERGFPVMAYSPIEQGRLIGHPTLDAAAARHRATPVQVALAWVLRDDDVIALPKAGTPEHVRQNRAALDIRLTEEDLSELGAMFPPPPGPRPLEML, via the coding sequence ATGCACATGATCAAACTTCCGTTCGGGGAGGAAGTCATGGCTCTCGGCCAGGGCACCTGGCACATGGCAGAGGATCCCTCGCTCCGGGAGGAGGAGATCCTGACGCTGCGCCTGGGGCTGGAGCTCGGCATGACGTTGATCGACACCGCCGAGATGTACGGCGGCGGCGACGCGGAGCGGCTCGTCGGCGAGGCGATCGCCGGCCTCCGCGACGAGGTCTTCCTCGTCAGCAAGGTCCTGCCGCACCACGCCACGACCGAAGGCACGATCAACGCCTGCGAGAACAGCCTGCGCCGCCTCGGGACCGACTGGCTCGACCTCTACCTGCTGCACTGGCGAGGACCCACCCCGCTGGAGGAGACGCTGGCGGCCTTCGAGAAGCTGACGGCCCGGGGCGACATCCGGTGCTGGGGCGTGAGCAACTTCGACCTCCCGGACATGGAGGAGCTCGCGGCCCTCCCCTGCGGGAACGCCGTACAGACCGACCAGGTCCTCTACAACCTCGCCCGGCGCGGCATCGAGTACGACCTGCTGCCCTGGTGCCGCGAGCGCGGCTTTCCGGTCATGGCCTACTCGCCGATCGAGCAGGGCCGGCTGATCGGCCACCCCACGCTCGACGCGGCGGCCGCCCGGCATCGGGCGACCCCCGTCCAGGTGGCCCTCGCCTGGGTGCTGCGCGACGACGATGTCATCGCCCTCCCCAAGGCGGGGACGCCGGAGCACGTACGGCAGAACCGGGCGGCCCTGGACATCCGGCTCACCGAGGAGGATCTCAGCGAGCTGGGCGCGATGTTCCCGCCACCGCCCGGACCACGACCGCTGGAGATGCTGTGA
- a CDS encoding glycoside hydrolase family 15 protein: MTVDPSMGALCGSSPFPPIGDYGFLSDCEASALVAPSGNVEWLCLPRMDSPSVFAAILDRDAGGFRVGPADTRVPAARRYIPGTMVLETSWGTPTGWIIVRDLLVIGPWHHEEELSKTHRRAPTDYDASHVLLRTVRCVSGEVQVALDCEPMFDYGRKPARWTYTERGYHQGLAVADGQALELMLTTDMRLGFEGGRATARTMLREGDTRFCALSWTTHEPPYTFKDAYDRLVWTAHHWQHWLARGNFPDHPWRGFLERSALTLKGLTFAPTGALVAAATTSLPEVPGGSRNWDYRYSWIRDSTFTLWALYTLGFDWEADDFFWFIADIAERDEELQIMYGVDGERVLEERILDHLDGYEGAKPVRVGNDAYRHRQNDLWGAVLDSFYIHTRSRDRLDERIWPVLRRQVETALKYWREPDRGIWEVRGEPRHFTSSKVMCWVAADRGARLARLRQELDLAARWQAAADEIHADVCANGVSERGVFRQHYGTDALDASLLLIPLVRFLPPTDPRIRATVFAVADELTVDDLVLRYRPKDTDDGVAGEGEESTFTICSFWLVSALTELGEYARAHRLCEKVLSFASPLGLYAEEIDPLSGRHLGNFPQAFTHLALINAVIHIIRAERGLLITSGWPEKP; the protein is encoded by the coding sequence ATGACAGTCGATCCGTCGATGGGTGCCCTCTGCGGCTCCTCGCCCTTTCCTCCGATCGGGGACTACGGCTTCCTGTCCGACTGCGAAGCCAGCGCCCTGGTCGCGCCGAGCGGGAACGTCGAGTGGTTGTGCCTGCCCCGGATGGACTCGCCCAGCGTGTTCGCCGCGATCCTCGACCGGGACGCCGGAGGCTTCCGGGTCGGTCCCGCCGACACCAGGGTCCCGGCCGCGCGCCGCTACATACCGGGCACCATGGTGCTGGAGACGAGCTGGGGCACGCCGACCGGCTGGATCATCGTGCGCGACCTGCTGGTCATAGGCCCCTGGCACCACGAGGAGGAGCTCTCCAAGACCCACAGGAGGGCGCCGACCGACTACGACGCCTCCCACGTGCTGCTGCGCACGGTGCGCTGCGTCAGCGGGGAGGTGCAGGTCGCGCTGGACTGCGAGCCGATGTTCGACTACGGGCGCAAACCGGCCCGCTGGACCTACACGGAGCGGGGCTACCACCAGGGCCTCGCGGTGGCGGACGGGCAGGCGCTGGAGCTCATGCTCACCACCGACATGCGGCTGGGATTCGAAGGCGGGCGGGCGACGGCGCGCACCATGCTGCGAGAGGGGGACACCCGCTTCTGCGCGCTGTCCTGGACCACGCACGAGCCGCCCTACACCTTCAAGGACGCGTACGACCGGCTCGTGTGGACCGCCCACCACTGGCAGCACTGGCTTGCCAGAGGCAACTTCCCCGACCATCCCTGGCGCGGTTTCCTGGAACGCAGCGCCCTCACGCTCAAAGGGCTGACCTTCGCCCCGACGGGCGCGCTCGTCGCGGCGGCGACGACCTCACTGCCCGAGGTGCCGGGCGGAAGCCGCAACTGGGACTACCGCTACAGCTGGATCCGGGACTCGACCTTCACCCTCTGGGCCCTGTACACGCTCGGGTTCGACTGGGAGGCCGACGACTTCTTCTGGTTCATCGCCGACATCGCGGAGAGGGACGAGGAACTGCAGATCATGTACGGCGTCGACGGCGAGCGTGTCCTGGAGGAGCGCATCCTCGATCACCTCGACGGGTACGAGGGGGCCAAGCCCGTCCGGGTCGGCAACGACGCCTACCGCCACCGCCAGAACGACCTCTGGGGAGCGGTCCTCGACTCCTTCTACATCCACACACGATCCCGGGACCGTCTGGACGAGCGGATCTGGCCGGTGCTGAGGCGTCAGGTCGAGACGGCCCTCAAATACTGGCGGGAGCCCGACCGCGGGATATGGGAAGTGCGCGGCGAACCCCGGCACTTCACCTCGTCGAAGGTCATGTGCTGGGTGGCGGCCGACCGGGGCGCGCGACTCGCCAGGCTCCGCCAGGAACTGGATCTGGCCGCCCGATGGCAGGCGGCCGCCGACGAGATCCACGCCGACGTCTGCGCGAACGGCGTCAGCGAGCGCGGTGTCTTCAGGCAGCACTACGGCACCGACGCCCTCGACGCGTCGCTCCTGCTCATCCCGCTGGTGCGCTTCCTGCCGCCGACCGATCCCAGAATCCGCGCCACCGTCTTCGCCGTCGCCGACGAGCTGACCGTCGACGATCTGGTCCTGCGCTACAGGCCGAAGGACACCGACGACGGTGTGGCCGGAGAAGGGGAGGAGAGCACCTTCACGATCTGCTCGTTCTGGCTCGTCTCGGCGCTGACGGAACTGGGGGAGTACGCCCGCGCCCACAGGCTCTGCGAGAAGGTCCTCTCCTTCGCCAGCCCCCTCGGTCTCTACGCCGAGGAGATCGACCCTCTCAGCGGGCGCCACCTGGGAAACTTCCCCCAGGCTTTCACCCATCTCGCCCTCATCAACGCGGTCATCCACATCATCCGGGCCGAACGAGGTCTACTGATCACATCCGGGTGGCCGGAGAAGCCGTGA
- a CDS encoding phosphatase PAP2 family protein: MVRFLDGHSSFHRSSRRRTAGDQAADRRLGVRLTLAAVAVALFTVPFVVLLILVKTSFAPLTDFDESIALQLHAHALAYPAYTSFLSVGTEVFGPWTWRVLVVLTGIWLWYRGAPRLGIWAVATITFGGLLNLAVKAAVDRARPDLPDPVASAPGASFPSGHAMGAALGVCILMLILLPSLKSWAARIVAWLVSGAIMAFVAYSRVALGVHWVSDVIAGIALGIVVVVGAAIGFEAWRRGEGRRPVEPLKEGVEPEAF, encoded by the coding sequence ATGGTCAGGTTCCTCGACGGTCATTCCTCCTTCCATCGGTCCTCACGTCGCCGGACCGCGGGTGATCAAGCCGCGGACCGGCGGCTGGGGGTACGGCTGACGCTGGCGGCGGTGGCCGTCGCGCTCTTCACCGTGCCGTTCGTCGTCCTCCTCATCCTGGTGAAGACCTCGTTCGCCCCGTTGACCGACTTCGACGAGAGCATCGCCCTCCAGTTGCACGCGCACGCCCTGGCGTATCCGGCCTACACGTCCTTCCTGAGCGTGGGAACCGAGGTGTTCGGGCCCTGGACCTGGCGTGTCCTGGTGGTGCTGACCGGGATATGGCTCTGGTACCGGGGGGCGCCGCGCCTGGGGATCTGGGCGGTCGCCACCATCACCTTCGGCGGCCTGCTCAATCTGGCGGTCAAGGCGGCCGTCGACCGCGCCCGGCCCGACCTGCCGGACCCGGTGGCCTCCGCGCCCGGCGCCTCCTTCCCGTCCGGGCACGCGATGGGCGCGGCGCTCGGCGTGTGCATCCTCATGCTCATCCTGCTGCCCTCCCTGAAAAGCTGGGCCGCCCGGATCGTCGCCTGGCTCGTCAGCGGGGCGATCATGGCGTTCGTCGCCTACAGCCGGGTGGCGCTCGGCGTCCACTGGGTCAGCGACGTGATCGCGGGCATCGCCCTGGGCATCGTGGTCGTCGTGGGGGCCGCGATAGGGTTCGAGGCCTGGCGCCGGGGCGAGGGCCGCAGGCCCGTCGAGCCTCTCAAGGAAGGCGTGGAACCCGAGGCGTTCTGA
- a CDS encoding phosphatase PAP2 family protein — protein MSKMSVDFKGIARLILMPLAIMTALTIGVGLLITKVLQTTTLIANDEGVNEQLVNGRTSFLNDVTDKLTALSDMPTIIIATAVLLVAFRLVFKRWNESIFLVLAVFSQSAIFLLSTVLAQRKRPLVQHLDPAPPTSSFPSGHTSAAVAFYCGVALVLTVHTHRYKILNVLWWVVGLAIPLGIGYSRMYRGMHHLTDVSWGLLLGAVCIAVAANALLFRPVVSEKREKVAT, from the coding sequence ATGTCTAAAATGTCGGTCGACTTCAAGGGCATCGCACGCCTCATCCTGATGCCGCTGGCCATCATGACGGCCCTGACGATCGGCGTCGGGTTGCTCATCACCAAGGTCCTGCAGACGACCACCCTCATCGCGAACGACGAGGGGGTCAACGAACAGCTGGTCAACGGTCGCACGTCGTTCCTCAACGACGTCACGGACAAGCTGACCGCCCTGTCGGACATGCCGACGATCATCATCGCCACCGCGGTGCTCCTCGTCGCCTTCCGGCTGGTGTTCAAGCGCTGGAACGAGTCGATCTTCCTGGTGCTGGCCGTGTTCTCCCAGTCGGCCATCTTCCTGCTGTCGACCGTCCTCGCCCAGCGGAAGCGCCCGCTGGTCCAGCACCTCGACCCCGCGCCCCCCACCTCCAGCTTCCCCTCCGGGCACACCAGCGCCGCGGTCGCCTTCTACTGCGGCGTCGCCCTGGTGCTGACCGTTCACACCCACCGGTACAAGATCCTCAACGTGCTGTGGTGGGTGGTCGGCCTGGCGATCCCGCTGGGGATCGGCTACTCCCGGATGTATCGCGGCATGCACCACCTGACCGACGTGAGCTGGGGTCTCCTGCTCGGCGCGGTCTGCATCGCCGTGGCCGCCAACGCGCTGCTGTTCCGGCCCGTGGTGAGCGAGAAAAGGGAGAAGGTCGCCACCTAG
- a CDS encoding GAF domain-containing protein — translation MTQVLESSRLVERTLNALADVLGADGAALMLVDDRNRLRAVAGSDDDGRRLELVQEQIGAGPAIESLVRGTDIAVNDLHAARPFGFPSLALGVSGVRAVLSVPLRVEEQLIGTLNFYDRVSHEWQPAKIRTGEGLGRLMVMVLQSLAHNSPIPGKS, via the coding sequence ATGACACAGGTTCTCGAATCATCCCGGCTCGTCGAGCGCACCCTTAACGCGCTGGCGGACGTTCTTGGTGCCGACGGTGCCGCACTCATGCTCGTGGACGACCGGAATCGCCTGCGCGCGGTCGCCGGTTCCGACGACGACGGCAGGCGCCTGGAACTCGTTCAGGAGCAGATCGGAGCCGGGCCGGCCATTGAGAGCCTGGTCCGGGGAACGGACATCGCGGTCAACGATCTCCACGCGGCCCGTCCCTTCGGTTTTCCCAGCCTGGCGCTCGGAGTCTCCGGCGTCCGCGCCGTGCTCTCGGTTCCGTTGCGAGTGGAAGAACAGCTGATCGGCACCCTGAATTTCTACGACCGCGTCAGCCATGAATGGCAGCCCGCGAAAATCCGGACAGGAGAAGGTCTCGGCCGGCTCATGGTGATGGTCCTGCAGAGCCTTGCCCATAATTCTCCTATTCCTGGGAAGTCGTAG